DNA sequence from the Stenotrophomonas sp. 24(2023) genome:
GGCAGGTCCGGGCCCAGCGCGATGCGCGCCGCGCCGGTCAGGGTGGCGAAGTCCAGCACCAGGTCCGGCTTCTGTTCACCGGCAAAGGTCAGGGCATCGCACAGGATCACCCGGCCTTCGGCATCGGTGTTGTCGATCTCGATGCTCAGGCCCTTGCGCGTGGCGATGATCTCGCCCGGGCGGAAGGCATCGGGGCCGATCGCGTTTTCCACCGCCGGAATCAGCAGGGTCAGGCGCACCGGCAGCTGCTGGGCCATCACCAGCCCGGCCAGGGCCAGCGCGTGGGCCGCACCGCCCATGTCCTTCTTCATGTTGCGCATGCCGTCGGCCGGCTTGATGTCCAGACCGCCGGTGTCGAAGCACACGCCCTTGCCGACCAGCGCCAGCGCCGGGTCGGTGTCCTTGCCCCACCGCAGCACGATCAGGCGCGGTGCGCGGTGCGAGGCGCGGCCGACAGCGTGGATGGCCGGGAAGTTCTGCGCCAGCAGGGCGTCACCGGTGATCGCCTCGATCTGCGCGCCGTGCGCATCGGCCAGGGCGCGGGCGGCGTCTTCCAGCTGCTGCGGGCCCATGTCCTCGGTGGGAGTGTTCACCCAGTCGCGCACGCGCAGGCTGGCGGCGATCAGGTCGGCCACCTCGGCGCTGGGCTGGGCGACCAGCTGCGCCGGCGCGCGGTTGCGCTTGCGGTAGCGGTCGAAACGGTAGCTGCCCAGGCCCCAGCCCAGCTGCAGCAGGGCCAGCTCGGCCTCGGGCAGGTCATTGGCCAGCTGCCAGGTGGTGCCGGCC
Encoded proteins:
- a CDS encoding M17 family metallopeptidase, whose amino-acid sequence is MSEITGFTSEAAQALPLYVLDRHQYDAWHAAQPAAVQAWLKAQGFAGGQQSAALLPGENGIAGAVLGIGDRADAYSYAHGPHALPAGTTWQLANDLPEAELALLQLGWGLGSYRFDRYRKRNRAPAQLVAQPSAEVADLIAASLRVRDWVNTPTEDMGPQQLEDAARALADAHGAQIEAITGDALLAQNFPAIHAVGRASHRAPRLIVLRWGKDTDPALALVGKGVCFDTGGLDIKPADGMRNMKKDMGGAAHALALAGLVMAQQLPVRLTLLIPAVENAIGPDAFRPGEIIATRKGLSIEIDNTDAEGRVILCDALTFAGEQKPDLVLDFATLTGAARIALGPDLPALFSNDDTVAHQWLQAGDATRDPVWRMPLWRPYLRYLSSGVADLANAGSRMAGSVTAALYLERFLEDGQRWAHLDVYAWNDGERPGRPAGGEALALRSAWAMLKARYA